The Corynebacterium freiburgense region GCGAATCGCCGCAGACTGTGAATCTGCTGGTCCTGTTATGTGGTGAACCGTTTTGTGCCCGAGTTCAAGAAGGTGTGTAATGGCGTCTCGAACACCTTGAATTTGATCGGCCGAGGCGGAGGGGTAGTAGCCAACGAGGGCGGAATCTGAGGAGGCAACGGGCAGTCCAGTGGGTAGCCCGAGATGCTGGAACGTTGCCTTGCCGGATTGGACGATTATAAGGGCGTCGATAGGTTGTTGGGAAAGTCGCATAAGTGCATCGTGCACTTCGTCGGCTTCGGGATGCTTGACCTGGGAAACAATGACGGCGTAGCCCAGTTTACTTGCGGCTTGAAGTACACCACTCGTGGTATATGACTCGCCTGTGCGTTCTATTTGTTGGGTTAGGACGCCAATAAGTTTTAGGGATCCGCTACGAAGCGCACGGGCGGCATGGTTTGGGGAGTAGCCCAATTGTTGCATGGCTTGAAGTACTTTGGCCTTTGTTTCCGGACGAACCTTGTCGGAACCGCGTGAAACCCGTGAAACGGTTTGCGGTGAAACTCCCGCGAGCCGCGCGACGTCGTCAATTGATGCCGCTCTAGTCCGGCCCTTCGCTTTGCCCATGTCACGACGATACCAAAGGCACCGACGCCGGCGTGTGGGCGCCCAGCGGGCTTAGTGGGCAATGAAATGTTTCCCAAATTACGGCGCTTTCACACGATCGGGGGTGCACTATTTATGTTAACGCCGCCATTTTTCGGGATTTTTGTGCTAAATACGCAATAAAGCAGGAAATTAAACGAAAAAACCCTCCAAAAACCAGAAAAATCGAGTTATAATGTTAACGTCGCCATTACGAAGGCAGGCAGTTAACTACATATTCTCTGACTGTCTTTGGTTCGCCCCTTCCGTTCGTTCCGTTTTCGGTCCGTTCGTTTCAAGATTGGAATGACTTCGATGTTTGTTCCCCGCCACTATGAGAATCTGTCAGTCCTCCATGAGAACACTCTGCCGCCGCGCGCTTACTATATTCCAAGCTCCGGAATTACTTTCGATCCACTGGATCGCGGGAAGTCAGATCGCTTTCAATCATTGAACGGAACTTGGGGCTTCCGCTACTACACATCTGTATATGATGTGCCGCCTTTTTGGAATGCCAATAACTTGCCAGAGTTCGGCGAAATACAGGTTCCTGGAACATGGCAATTCCAAGGATACGACGCACACCAATATACAAATGTTCGATATCCGATTCCCTTGGATCCGCCGTATGTCCCTCAAGATAATCCTGCCGGTGCATATATTAAGGAATTCGAATACAAAATTGATTCCAAT contains the following coding sequences:
- a CDS encoding LacI family DNA-binding transcriptional regulator; protein product: MGKAKGRTRAASIDDVARLAGVSPQTVSRVSRGSDKVRPETKAKVLQAMQQLGYSPNHAARALRSGSLKLIGVLTQQIERTGESYTTSGVLQAASKLGYAVIVSQVKHPEADEVHDALMRLSQQPIDALIIVQSGKATFQHLGLPTGLPVASSDSALVGYYPSASADQIQGVRDAITHLLELGHKTVHHITGPADSQSAAIRLAAWHRRLEESGIRPPEPIPGGWNPIDGYQAGLKLAQNPEVTAVFCANDEVALGFIRAMHEQGRKVPDDVSVIGFDGLPLGEYSFPPLTTIRQNFHRAGEAMIDLIAEQLAGGPRDGSRHIVIPTELVIRESTAPPKNT